A section of the Bacillus sp. HSf4 genome encodes:
- the ablB gene encoding putative beta-lysine N-acetyltransferase: protein MTEKWSNEYGTLEIDLDVLNKRIRVINYEGDVASFFPDILKAAKARNLEKIIIFAKARDRTAMLEHLYEPEGQIDGYFNGHDAELFVRYVKESRRETQDWNRQDQMLETLFCTKCLKAEKKSEFKIRQADAEDAPLMAKLYKDVFPVYPAPVFDHTYLEKLMAEGTVYRLAFDENKLIAAAAADINPALGHAELTDCAVLPSYRGSSLTKRLITALEADLKKAGIFSVFSIARAASFGMNASLYHLSYRYRGRLINNCLIYEAIENMNIWCKNLSGFQDDF, encoded by the coding sequence ATGACGGAAAAATGGAGCAACGAATACGGCACGCTCGAGATCGATCTTGATGTGCTGAATAAAAGAATCAGAGTCATCAACTATGAAGGGGATGTCGCTTCTTTTTTCCCGGATATACTGAAAGCTGCAAAAGCGCGTAATCTTGAAAAGATCATCATTTTTGCGAAAGCACGAGACAGAACCGCTATGCTTGAGCATCTGTATGAGCCGGAAGGACAGATAGACGGATATTTTAACGGCCATGACGCCGAACTGTTTGTGAGATATGTAAAAGAAAGCAGACGAGAGACACAGGATTGGAACAGACAGGATCAAATGCTGGAAACATTATTTTGCACCAAATGTTTAAAAGCGGAAAAGAAAAGCGAATTTAAGATCAGGCAGGCCGACGCAGAGGATGCACCTCTTATGGCAAAGCTCTACAAGGATGTCTTCCCGGTATATCCGGCACCTGTTTTCGATCATACCTACCTTGAAAAGCTGATGGCCGAAGGAACTGTTTACCGGCTCGCATTTGACGAAAACAAGCTGATCGCAGCAGCGGCGGCAGATATCAATCCCGCTTTGGGGCATGCGGAATTGACCGATTGTGCCGTTCTCCCTTCGTATCGGGGCTCTTCTTTGACAAAGCGGCTCATCACGGCACTTGAAGCAGACCTGAAAAAAGCCGGCATCTTTTCTGTTTTTTCGATTGCAAGAGCGGCTTCCTTCGGAATGAACGCCAGTCTTTATCATTTGTCTTACCGTTACAGGGGGCGTCTTATCAACAATTGCCTCATTTATGAAGCAATTGAGAACATGAACATCTGGTGCAAGAATTTAAGCGGCTTTCAGGATGATTTTTGA
- a CDS encoding peptidase, which yields MENIERKVCDWIDSHEKKAVRLLKKLVGEKSTLGEEFNAQAVVLEKLRQFDAEIDVWEPSIKQLNQHPLFKSDRTSFKESPNIAAVKRGSGGGKSLILNGHIDVVPAGNRNDWDIEPFQPIMKHGRIYGRGTTDMKGGNTALLMAIEALEQCGVRLKGDLIFQSVVDEECGGAGTLAAVMRGYRADGALIPEPTNMKIFIKQQGSMWFRITVKGLSAHGGTRYEGVSAIEKSMLVIGSIRQLESVRNKRIKDSLYEHIPIPVPINIGTIKGGAWPSSVADTVTLEGRCGIAPNESPEAVQAELENWLQDLQYHDDWFKHYPVEVEWFGARWMPNDLADDHELAVSLKNAYQNITGKQPAVEASPWATDGGVLSHAGDTPAIVFGPGETKLAHQANEYIEKDAMIKAAKIISLFIMNWCGYEK from the coding sequence ATGGAGAACATAGAGAGAAAAGTGTGCGATTGGATTGATTCGCACGAAAAAAAAGCGGTTCGCCTGTTGAAAAAGCTCGTCGGTGAAAAAAGCACGCTCGGAGAAGAATTTAACGCTCAAGCCGTCGTCTTGGAAAAACTGAGGCAGTTTGACGCTGAAATCGATGTCTGGGAACCGAGCATAAAACAATTAAATCAGCATCCCCTGTTTAAATCCGACAGAACAAGCTTCAAAGAAAGTCCGAATATCGCGGCTGTCAAGCGCGGTTCAGGAGGGGGGAAATCGCTGATTCTCAACGGCCACATCGATGTCGTCCCCGCAGGGAACCGCAATGATTGGGACATCGAGCCGTTTCAGCCGATCATGAAACACGGAAGGATTTACGGGCGCGGCACGACTGATATGAAGGGAGGGAATACCGCCCTGTTAATGGCGATCGAAGCGCTTGAACAATGCGGGGTCCGATTGAAAGGGGACCTTATTTTTCAAAGCGTCGTCGATGAAGAATGCGGAGGAGCGGGAACCCTTGCCGCCGTCATGCGGGGGTACCGGGCGGACGGAGCCCTGATCCCGGAGCCGACAAATATGAAAATCTTTATCAAACAGCAGGGATCAATGTGGTTCAGAATCACGGTAAAAGGGCTTTCCGCACATGGAGGCACAAGGTATGAAGGCGTTAGCGCCATAGAAAAAAGCATGCTTGTCATCGGGTCGATCCGTCAGCTTGAATCGGTGAGAAATAAAAGAATCAAAGATTCCTTATATGAACATATCCCGATCCCTGTCCCGATCAATATCGGAACCATCAAGGGCGGCGCATGGCCCTCATCGGTCGCCGACACCGTGACCTTGGAGGGAAGGTGCGGAATCGCCCCGAACGAATCCCCGGAAGCCGTCCAGGCTGAATTGGAGAACTGGCTCCAAGATCTTCAGTATCATGATGACTGGTTTAAGCATTACCCTGTGGAAGTCGAATGGTTTGGGGCAAGATGGATGCCCAATGATTTAGCTGATGATCATGAATTGGCGGTTTCTCTGAAAAACGCCTATCAAAACATCACCGGCAAACAGCCTGCCGTCGAAGCGTCTCCATGGGCGACAGACGGAGGCGTCCTGTCCCATGCGGGAGATACGCCAGCCATCGTCTTCGGACCGGGCGAAACAAAGCTGGCTCATCAAGCGAATGAATACATTGAAAAGGATGCGATGATCAAAGCGGCGAAAATCATCAGCCTCTTCATTATGAATTGGTGTGGCTATGAAAAGTAA
- a CDS encoding 3-oxoacid CoA-transferase subunit B yields the protein MGLGVTEREQIAKRAAEEVKNGMVVNLGIGIPSLVPNFLAPGISVMIQAENGVLGIGETPEKGSEDENLCNAAGYPVTVVKGASYFDSAVSFGMIRKGCIDLTILGSLQVSRSGDLANWIVPGKKVPGMGGAMELAQKAKKVIVVMSHTDKNGAPKLVENCTLPLTAKGCVDMVITDKAVIAIEHEGFVLKELMNGADLEDVLRLTDGKVRIDQPFS from the coding sequence ATGGGTTTGGGAGTAACGGAGCGGGAGCAAATCGCAAAAAGAGCGGCTGAAGAAGTGAAAAATGGAATGGTTGTCAACTTGGGAATCGGCATCCCGTCTTTAGTCCCGAATTTTTTGGCCCCCGGCATTTCCGTCATGATTCAAGCGGAAAACGGTGTGCTCGGGATCGGGGAAACGCCTGAAAAGGGAAGTGAGGATGAGAACCTTTGCAATGCGGCGGGCTACCCCGTCACGGTTGTCAAAGGGGCTTCCTATTTTGATTCGGCCGTGTCTTTTGGGATGATCAGAAAAGGCTGCATCGACTTGACGATCCTCGGATCCCTCCAGGTCAGCAGGTCTGGAGATCTTGCCAACTGGATCGTGCCGGGCAAAAAAGTCCCCGGGATGGGAGGGGCAATGGAGCTTGCCCAAAAAGCGAAAAAAGTGATCGTTGTCATGAGCCATACCGATAAAAACGGGGCGCCGAAGCTCGTGGAAAACTGCACGCTCCCTTTAACGGCCAAAGGCTGTGTTGACATGGTCATTACCGATAAAGCTGTGATTGCGATTGAACACGAAGGTTTTGTTTTAAAAGAACTGATGAACGGAGCAGATCTTGAAGATGTACTGCGGCTGACAGATGGAAAGGTCAGGATCGATCAGCCGTTTTCGTAA
- a CDS encoding CoA transferase subunit A, whose product MRNKRMAIEEAVADLKDESVIMVGGFGGVGSPPSFISAILETGVKDLTVICNDAGFPGIGIGPLIVNQRVKKLIASHIGSNPVAGKQMTDGFLDVEFSPQGILAERIRAGGVGLGGILSDIGVDHEMVREGKKLVSINGRSYLAEAALTAEFAFVFGKTADEFGNVIYDKSARNMNPLMAMAADKTFAEVNRIVPAGELAEEEIVTPGVFVHGVSETGGVNWKWVWE is encoded by the coding sequence ATGCGGAATAAACGGATGGCAATTGAAGAAGCGGTTGCAGATTTAAAAGATGAGTCGGTCATTATGGTCGGCGGATTTGGCGGAGTCGGTTCACCCCCGTCTTTCATCAGCGCGATTTTGGAAACGGGTGTGAAAGATTTAACGGTGATTTGTAATGATGCCGGGTTTCCAGGCATCGGGATCGGCCCTTTGATCGTCAATCAACGGGTAAAAAAGCTGATTGCTTCACATATCGGCTCAAACCCTGTCGCCGGAAAACAAATGACAGACGGGTTTCTTGACGTTGAATTTTCTCCGCAGGGGATTTTGGCCGAAAGAATCCGTGCGGGCGGTGTAGGATTGGGCGGGATTTTGTCCGACATCGGGGTTGATCACGAGATGGTGCGAGAAGGCAAGAAGCTTGTGAGCATCAATGGACGATCCTATCTCGCCGAAGCGGCGCTGACTGCTGAGTTTGCCTTCGTTTTCGGGAAAACGGCCGACGAGTTCGGAAACGTTATATATGATAAATCGGCCCGCAACATGAATCCGCTCATGGCGATGGCCGCTGACAAGACATTTGCAGAGGTCAACCGGATCGTCCCAGCGGGTGAGCTTGCTGAAGAAGAGATCGTGACACCAGGCGTTTTTGTCCATGGGGTGAGCGAGACGGGAGGGGTGAACTGGAAATGGGTTTGGGAGTAA
- a CDS encoding aspartate aminotransferase family protein: protein MSFLIKPDLHQSYPVVQYAKGSYIYDQTGKRFLDGCSGAVTCSLGHGVSEVIAPLKEQLDAVSFVYRSQFTSQPAEQLAELLAEVLPEDLNWSFFVNSGSEAVETAMKIAVQYWQEKGQNDKTMFLSRWNSYHGITNGALSLSGFYERRYRFTQMLHNYPAASAPNCYRCPYQLSAPECETACVKEVELAIKRIGKSFIAGFVAEPVIGAAGGAIAAPRGYYKRIKDLCEENGILFIADEVMCGMGRTGKMLAIEHWGVTPDIAVLGKGMSAGYSPIAAAVITDGIMKTIKNGSGVIMSGHTYSANPFSAAAALSVLRYIIKHDLPRQAATKGKRLKNRLRDVMKQSNIIGDIRGKGLLLGVEFVSDKKSKKPFPSSLSVSARIISEAKRRGLLIYPAEAGIAGGGGDAVIIAPPLTITDHEMDELVFCLQEAVHAVEKQVEKVISADDAE, encoded by the coding sequence ATGTCATTTTTGATTAAGCCGGATCTTCATCAAAGCTATCCGGTCGTTCAGTATGCGAAAGGAAGCTATATATACGATCAAACCGGAAAACGATTTCTTGACGGCTGCTCAGGTGCTGTCACTTGCAGCCTCGGCCACGGAGTATCCGAGGTTATTGCTCCTCTCAAAGAACAGCTGGATGCTGTTTCTTTTGTCTATCGTTCACAGTTTACGAGCCAGCCTGCGGAGCAGCTTGCCGAACTGCTGGCGGAAGTGCTGCCCGAAGATCTAAACTGGTCTTTTTTTGTAAACAGCGGCTCAGAAGCGGTCGAAACCGCAATGAAAATCGCTGTTCAATACTGGCAGGAAAAAGGGCAAAACGACAAAACGATGTTTCTTTCCAGATGGAACAGCTATCACGGAATCACGAACGGAGCCCTGTCACTGTCGGGGTTTTACGAACGGCGCTACCGGTTTACACAGATGCTGCACAACTATCCCGCTGCATCTGCTCCAAACTGCTACAGGTGCCCGTATCAGCTGTCAGCTCCCGAATGTGAAACAGCATGTGTGAAGGAGGTAGAGCTTGCCATCAAACGGATCGGCAAATCGTTTATTGCCGGCTTTGTGGCCGAACCTGTGATCGGAGCCGCGGGAGGCGCCATTGCCGCTCCTCGCGGGTACTACAAAAGAATCAAAGATCTTTGCGAAGAAAACGGGATTCTGTTCATAGCGGATGAGGTGATGTGCGGCATGGGAAGAACGGGGAAGATGCTGGCGATCGAACATTGGGGTGTTACGCCGGATATCGCTGTTCTCGGGAAAGGAATGAGCGCCGGGTATTCTCCGATTGCCGCGGCTGTCATTACGGACGGGATCATGAAGACGATCAAAAATGGCTCGGGTGTGATCATGAGCGGTCATACGTACAGCGCCAACCCTTTTTCCGCCGCGGCCGCGCTTTCGGTCCTGCGCTATATCATAAAGCATGATTTGCCAAGACAAGCAGCGACCAAAGGAAAAAGGCTGAAAAATCGGCTGAGGGATGTCATGAAACAATCAAACATAATTGGTGACATTCGCGGAAAAGGGCTGCTCTTGGGTGTTGAATTTGTCTCTGATAAAAAAAGCAAAAAACCGTTTCCTTCGTCACTGTCAGTATCAGCGCGAATCATTTCCGAAGCGAAAAGGAGGGGGCTGCTCATTTATCCGGCGGAGGCGGGAATTGCCGGCGGCGGGGGCGACGCCGTGATCATCGCACCGCCGCTGACGATTACGGATCATGAGATGGATGAGCTTGTATTCTGTTTGCAAGAAGCCGTACATGCGGTTGAAAAACAGGTGGAAAAGGTGATCTCAGCAGATGATGCGGAATAA
- a CDS encoding MFS transporter, producing the protein MKYAWLIKGDFFRLWSGTFLSLFSSVLFYYSLVWWSLYETGSALQGGVMIGLGLAVSVAISPFTGWLSDRFHRGKLIAVSDMFISAVFFTIGILALNGTSPLLLLLAARVVISTCLTAIEPAARSLIPDTLRQDQIEKGIAFQEVLSQMIQVLVPLLTGVLFSFLHFGWVWVICGSLSFMSIFLEWKIKDNRGNQPHIPFTNKQLFSGFSSIFQNKPLRYLLYGTSVQQLVFSGFPIYIVVWSSLFVKDQAWLGGAFQSLWAMGTLGAALCLSFIAKEEHAKAAVPALMVMFGLLLFPLGWIANIVIAAFLLILIGMISGVVNIYLEGYLQRLTEGEKRGRSLGAFFALNSTFMPLGYALAGILSDAVSPTYLFLVVALPAPFAAFSMMRSFSLWEKQTGNDASSEKKVSM; encoded by the coding sequence TTGAAATATGCATGGCTTATAAAAGGTGATTTTTTCAGATTATGGTCTGGAACATTTTTGTCTTTGTTCAGCTCCGTCCTTTTTTATTATTCATTGGTGTGGTGGTCTTTATATGAAACCGGAAGCGCGCTTCAGGGAGGCGTGATGATCGGGCTCGGGCTGGCCGTTTCTGTTGCGATATCGCCGTTTACCGGATGGCTGTCTGACAGGTTTCACAGGGGAAAGCTGATTGCCGTTTCAGACATGTTCATATCGGCGGTTTTTTTTACGATCGGCATTTTGGCGCTAAACGGCACCAGTCCGCTTCTGTTGTTGTTGGCGGCCAGAGTGGTGATCTCCACCTGCCTGACCGCGATTGAACCCGCGGCAAGATCGCTCATTCCTGATACGCTTCGGCAAGACCAAATTGAAAAAGGAATCGCATTTCAGGAAGTGCTATCACAGATGATCCAAGTGCTTGTGCCGCTCCTGACGGGTGTGCTGTTTTCATTTTTGCATTTTGGCTGGGTCTGGGTGATTTGCGGGAGCCTTTCATTCATGTCGATCTTTTTGGAGTGGAAAATCAAAGACAACAGAGGAAATCAGCCTCATATTCCGTTTACGAACAAACAGCTTTTCAGCGGGTTTTCTAGCATATTCCAAAATAAACCGCTCAGGTATTTACTGTATGGGACAAGCGTCCAGCAGCTCGTATTCAGCGGGTTTCCCATCTATATCGTCGTTTGGTCTTCGCTCTTTGTCAAAGACCAGGCATGGCTTGGCGGGGCTTTTCAATCACTTTGGGCCATGGGAACACTCGGGGCGGCGCTGTGCCTGTCATTTATCGCCAAAGAGGAGCATGCAAAAGCGGCTGTGCCTGCCTTGATGGTGATGTTCGGCCTGCTTTTATTTCCGCTTGGCTGGATCGCTAATATTGTCATCGCCGCTTTCCTTCTGATCCTGATCGGCATGATCTCCGGTGTTGTCAATATATATTTGGAAGGATACTTGCAGCGATTGACGGAAGGTGAAAAGAGGGGGAGGTCCCTGGGGGCTTTTTTTGCGCTCAACAGCACCTTCATGCCGCTCGGTTATGCGCTGGCCGGTATTTTATCAGACGCCGTCAGCCCAACATATTTATTCCTGGTTGTCGCTTTGCCCGCTCCTTTCGCTGCATTCAGTATGATGCGTTCTTTTTCTCTGTGGGAAAAGCAAACAGGGAATGATGCGTCTTCTGAAAAAAAGGTTTCTATGTAA
- a CDS encoding YjcZ family sporulation protein has product MHYCCPDGGYGYGFHGRSTFVLIVVLFILLIIVGAAFIC; this is encoded by the coding sequence GTGCACTACTGCTGTCCTGATGGAGGATATGGCTATGGATTTCACGGAAGAAGCACTTTTGTGTTAATCGTTGTACTTTTCATTCTGCTTATTATCGTTGGAGCCGCTTTTATCTGCTAA
- a CDS encoding GNAT family N-acetyltransferase, giving the protein MTFLTGNVPFDDEKLLEERNERKEAVIMKSIAKAEENYLLLTCSKKSEPFYDIYTDDQLPQMFAHHFIQLQDAYPLADLYSLLVRAPGILKRNYIHVKSSFGCDIPFSMKKTLFDLGYILDEELFYSIRLSDWQEHAGISRVEWGTEKSLRDACRVMEAYDSLSIDEAFAKEKLRRKYLYYEQGVIELFVCYSDEGEPVGCAELYLDHGEKLSKIEEVAVLEPHQKKGYGTELICGMLAASKQSGMTSSYLVTSGSDHVKRFYEKLGFQRKERMTTIFKYLFG; this is encoded by the coding sequence ATGACTTTTTTAACAGGAAATGTTCCTTTTGATGACGAAAAACTACTTGAGGAACGAAATGAACGAAAAGAGGCTGTCATCATGAAATCCATTGCAAAAGCTGAAGAAAACTATTTATTGCTGACATGCAGCAAAAAAAGCGAACCATTCTACGACATATATACGGACGACCAGCTGCCGCAAATGTTCGCCCATCATTTTATACAGCTGCAAGACGCATATCCTTTGGCGGATTTATACTCGTTATTGGTCCGAGCTCCCGGCATTTTAAAACGAAATTACATTCATGTGAAAAGCTCATTTGGATGCGACATCCCCTTTTCTATGAAAAAAACGCTCTTTGACCTTGGATATATTCTTGACGAAGAGCTGTTTTACAGCATCAGGCTGTCCGATTGGCAAGAACACGCCGGCATCAGCCGGGTCGAATGGGGCACGGAAAAATCGCTCCGCGATGCCTGCCGCGTCATGGAGGCTTACGATTCATTGAGTATAGACGAAGCATTTGCGAAAGAAAAGCTGCGCCGCAAGTACCTTTATTACGAACAAGGTGTCATCGAGCTGTTTGTCTGCTATTCAGATGAAGGAGAGCCTGTCGGCTGTGCCGAGCTTTATCTCGATCACGGTGAAAAATTGTCTAAAATCGAAGAAGTGGCCGTTTTAGAGCCTCATCAGAAGAAAGGCTATGGAACAGAGCTCATCTGCGGGATGCTTGCGGCATCTAAGCAGTCGGGCATGACATCCAGCTATCTTGTCACATCAGGCAGCGACCATGTCAAACGGTTTTACGAAAAGCTCGGTTTTCAGCGGAAGGAACGGATGACAACCATTTTTAAATATTTGTTTGGCTGA
- the msrB gene encoding peptide-methionine (R)-S-oxide reductase MsrB translates to MTVNKEERLKQLNRMQYEVTQNNGTEPPFQNEFWDHKEEGIYVDIVSGKPLFSSLDKFDAHCGWPSFTKPIETGEIEEKLDTSHGMIRTEVRSKTAESHLGHVFPDGPGPNGLRYCINSAALRFIPKNELEKEGYGEYAKLFDEKED, encoded by the coding sequence ATGACGGTTAATAAAGAAGAACGGCTGAAACAGCTGAACCGGATGCAGTACGAGGTGACGCAAAACAACGGAACAGAGCCCCCGTTTCAAAATGAATTTTGGGACCATAAGGAAGAGGGGATTTATGTCGATATTGTTTCAGGGAAGCCGCTATTTTCCTCGCTGGACAAATTTGACGCCCATTGCGGCTGGCCAAGCTTTACAAAGCCGATTGAAACCGGGGAGATCGAAGAAAAGCTTGACACGTCTCACGGCATGATCCGGACGGAGGTCAGAAGCAAGACGGCCGAGTCCCACCTCGGCCACGTGTTCCCAGACGGTCCCGGGCCAAACGGGCTGCGCTATTGCATCAATTCCGCCGCTCTGCGTTTTATCCCGAAGAACGAACTTGAGAAAGAAGGGTATGGCGAATACGCCAAATTATTTGACGAAAAAGAAGATTGA
- the msrA gene encoding peptide-methionine (S)-S-oxide reductase MsrA, which translates to MAEKQELATFAGGCFWCMVKPFDEQPGIIKVESGYTGGHKENPTYEEVCSDTTGHREAVQITFDPDVFPYEKLLELYWQQIDPTDRGGQFADRGESYRTAIFYHHDKQRTLAEASKKKLEESGIFKEPIVTDILEAKPFYPAEEYHQDYHKKHPDRYKRYRIGSGREGFLQEHWGDQA; encoded by the coding sequence ATGGCTGAAAAACAAGAACTTGCGACATTTGCCGGAGGCTGTTTTTGGTGCATGGTCAAGCCTTTTGACGAGCAGCCGGGTATTATCAAAGTAGAATCCGGCTATACCGGCGGCCATAAGGAAAATCCGACATATGAAGAAGTTTGCAGCGATACGACGGGACATAGAGAAGCGGTGCAGATCACATTCGATCCGGATGTGTTTCCATATGAAAAACTGCTTGAGCTCTATTGGCAGCAAATTGATCCTACAGACCGCGGAGGGCAGTTTGCAGACCGCGGGGAATCCTACCGGACGGCGATCTTTTATCATCATGACAAACAGCGAACGCTCGCTGAAGCATCAAAGAAAAAGCTTGAAGAAAGCGGGATATTTAAAGAGCCGATCGTAACCGATATTCTTGAAGCGAAGCCGTTTTATCCGGCAGAGGAGTATCATCAGGATTATCACAAAAAACATCCTGACCGTTATAAACGATATCGCATCGGAAGCGGCCGGGAAGGATTTCTTCAAGAGCATTGGGGGGATCAGGCATGA
- a CDS encoding MarR family transcriptional regulator, with product MKAREQMMYDMEALLRTVFKQIRDEINELLEKEMSRNEFMILRLLSEQGPKKVTEFATILGVSASHITAVTDTLVEKGWITRVRSKEDRRIIKIHLTDTGKEIIRYFEEKKTEYYMKRFSCYTDEELKTLIELFSKLDKKREQR from the coding sequence TTGAAAGCTAGAGAACAAATGATGTATGATATGGAAGCGTTGCTTCGCACGGTTTTTAAACAGATACGTGATGAGATAAATGAACTGCTCGAAAAAGAGATGTCCCGTAATGAATTTATGATTCTCCGTCTGTTAAGTGAACAAGGTCCCAAGAAGGTGACGGAGTTTGCAACGATTTTAGGCGTTTCTGCAAGCCACATCACAGCTGTAACCGACACATTGGTCGAAAAGGGATGGATCACAAGAGTCCGCTCCAAAGAAGACAGACGAATCATCAAAATCCATTTAACGGATACAGGCAAAGAAATTATCAGATATTTCGAAGAAAAGAAAACAGAATATTATATGAAACGCTTCAGCTGCTATACCGACGAAGAGCTGAAAACACTGATCGAACTGTTCAGCAAACTGGACAAAAAAAGAGAACAGCGTTAA
- a CDS encoding MATE family efflux transporter, which translates to MKTDFTYGNVLKQLILFSGPIILANLLQVSFQFIDSLWVGNLLGAQALGAAAVSGTVFFTVLSFVLGINNAALTILSQQKGKGDKQGLASYVNAFVVLMTVMSLFVGILGFVFTEPLLSLLETPGEMMDLATVYLRIHFIGIIFLFGYNFISTILRAVGDSQTPLRFVLLAVIINLFMDPLFISGLKLGISGAAYATVVSQGVAFVYGLILTVKKGLVPFRMPVIPSFQETAVILRLGVPAGLQMMVISGGSMAIMSVVNSFGESVVSGYGAIQRIDSILILPAMAIGTAVNSMAGQTIGSGDMERTKKIANYGVFYVMMFMLAISTAVFLAGYQAVRLFISEADSVAFGEQYLKTVAFFYPFIGINFVLNGVVRAAGAMFQILVLNVISFWVLRYPFTFMFSKWFGENGIALGIGTSFLLSSLTAFLYYRYGKWKNLILFKKQESTSS; encoded by the coding sequence ATGAAAACGGATTTTACATATGGAAATGTATTGAAGCAGTTGATCCTCTTCTCAGGCCCCATCATTTTGGCTAACCTTTTGCAAGTTTCCTTTCAGTTCATCGACAGCTTGTGGGTCGGGAACCTGCTCGGCGCTCAGGCTCTTGGAGCCGCCGCCGTATCCGGAACGGTATTCTTTACGGTATTGTCGTTTGTCTTGGGGATCAATAATGCGGCACTGACGATTCTCTCACAGCAAAAAGGAAAAGGGGACAAGCAGGGGCTTGCTTCATATGTCAATGCATTTGTCGTCTTGATGACGGTGATGAGCCTATTTGTCGGCATCCTTGGGTTTGTATTCACAGAGCCCTTGCTATCCCTTTTGGAAACGCCCGGCGAGATGATGGACTTAGCGACCGTTTATTTAAGAATTCACTTTATTGGAATTATTTTTCTATTTGGCTATAATTTTATCAGCACTATTTTAAGAGCTGTCGGTGACAGTCAAACACCTTTACGCTTTGTTCTATTGGCTGTCATCATCAATCTTTTCATGGATCCGCTCTTTATATCCGGACTGAAGCTGGGGATTTCCGGAGCGGCATATGCAACCGTTGTGTCGCAGGGGGTCGCTTTTGTATACGGGCTGATCCTGACGGTGAAAAAAGGGCTTGTTCCTTTTAGGATGCCGGTGATTCCTTCGTTTCAAGAGACAGCTGTTATCCTGCGGCTCGGAGTACCCGCGGGACTGCAAATGATGGTGATTTCCGGCGGTTCCATGGCGATTATGAGCGTTGTCAATTCATTCGGCGAAAGCGTTGTTTCCGGGTATGGAGCGATCCAGCGGATTGACAGCATCCTCATCCTGCCGGCGATGGCGATCGGAACAGCCGTCAACAGTATGGCTGGACAAACCATCGGAAGCGGCGATATGGAGCGCACGAAAAAAATCGCAAACTACGGCGTTTTTTACGTCATGATGTTTATGCTGGCGATCAGCACCGCCGTTTTTTTGGCCGGATATCAAGCTGTCAGGCTGTTTATTTCTGAGGCGGATTCGGTGGCATTCGGCGAACAGTATTTAAAAACCGTCGCTTTTTTCTATCCATTCATCGGCATTAATTTTGTGCTCAATGGTGTGGTAAGGGCAGCGGGAGCGATGTTTCAAATTTTGGTATTGAATGTCATTTCTTTTTGGGTCCTTCGCTACCCGTTTACATTCATGTTTTCGAAATGGTTCGGGGAAAACGGGATTGCGCTGGGAATTGGGACGAGTTTTCTATTAAGCAGCCTGACGGCGTTTTTGTATTACCGTTATGGCAAATGGAAAAACCTCATTCTGTTTAAAAAACAAGAAAGCACATCTTCCTAG
- a CDS encoding DUF4397 domain-containing protein, whose translation MNGAELNARTRGGAHHSRQAALSVFRYDTKNVMLSLLHAAPHTEDIDMAVNGMPLFKNVPYKSLTSPVSVPAGRIQIAFFTTGHDRRHLLTAYDQLTAGTNYTIAVTGTPSRLLPVGINNRNITDPQSIGFKFVHLSPDAPALDLAVRNGPVLFANVPFAKAGPYITLPPQKLDLDIRAAGTKTVLFNVPKIGAKAGQSVTLHCLGFANGAPSLEIKEALLPMESLG comes from the coding sequence ATGAATGGTGCTGAACTTAATGCCCGTACTCGAGGTGGTGCGCATCACAGCAGGCAGGCGGCGCTTTCCGTTTTTCGCTATGACACAAAAAACGTCATGCTCAGTCTGCTCCATGCCGCTCCGCATACAGAAGATATTGATATGGCCGTTAATGGGATGCCGCTTTTTAAAAACGTTCCATACAAAAGCTTGACTTCTCCTGTTTCAGTTCCTGCCGGCCGTATTCAAATCGCTTTTTTTACAACAGGACATGACCGCCGTCACCTCCTGACAGCATATGATCAGCTGACAGCGGGAACAAATTATACCATTGCCGTCACCGGTACACCATCAAGGCTGCTTCCCGTCGGAATCAACAATCGAAACATCACCGATCCGCAAAGCATCGGCTTCAAATTCGTCCACCTTTCCCCGGATGCCCCGGCTCTCGATCTTGCCGTCCGCAACGGACCTGTTCTTTTCGCAAATGTCCCTTTTGCAAAAGCCGGCCCGTACATCACGCTTCCGCCACAAAAACTCGATTTGGATATCAGGGCGGCCGGTACGAAAACAGTCTTATTCAACGTCCCTAAAATCGGGGCAAAAGCCGGCCAGTCCGTGACACTGCATTGTCTCGGCTTCGCCAACGGCGCCCCCTCTCTTGAAATAAAGGAAGCTTTACTTCCCATGGAAAGCTTAGGCTAG